From the Anguilla rostrata isolate EN2019 chromosome 12, ASM1855537v3, whole genome shotgun sequence genome, the window CAGTCTGTGGAAAAAACAAGTATATAACATGACTGCCACTATTTGTATACTGGCAGGCATCCAGTCTTGATTTTCTACTGCCTAAAACTTTTCAACATGGAAAGCTACACGCTTCTCAATGTACATTCAAACAGCCATCATTTGACAGAAGGCAAAGCTTGAGTTTAGCGATGCATGCATCAGCCTACGCAGCGCTGGAGCGCACGGTGCATTCCTGTGCACTCTGCACAAAACAGCGTTTCTTATTTTTTAGCAAGGCTCACGGGCGATATGCATGGGGCTGCCCAGGGGCTGTGGGGCCCGTCAACGCGGCACTCAAAGCCTTCTGTCACTGTTGTGATTGAGGATTAGAGAAGGGTTTCGGCTAACACTCTTCTTTCCAAACAATCatcggacacacacgcacacgcacacacacacacacactcacaaacacacacacacacacacacccactcacaaacacacacgcacacacaaacacacacatttacacatacacacacacacacaaacacacacacgcacacacaaacacacacatttacacacacacacacacacatacacaaacacacacacacacactcacaaacacacacccactcactcacaaacacacacacacacatgcgcatgaacacacacacacttacacacacacatacacaaacacacacgcacacacaaactcacacacacacacacacactcacacacactcacaaacacacacacacttacacacacaaacactcacacacactcacaaacacacacacacacacacacacacacacacactcagaaactcacacacacacactcacaaacacacacacgaatacaatcacctacacacacacacacaaaaccccacCCCCGAAAAACTCCCACTttgcctgcagggggaggggaaagggggccATTGTCTGtgcaggaactttttttttcattatgcagTAAaccctcactccctcactcccttGGCAAAGCTAAGAAGGTAGGATAATggccctcctcaccccccccccttctaacAATATTGCACCAAACAGAAAAGTCACTACGTTCTGTCCTCAGCCTACCCAAAACAAACTGTCCGATGTCTCTCCGCCACACACTAATGGTCTTTAGGCCAAGTCTGTGAAGTCTGTGGTGTAAGTTTCTGTCATGGACTGGAACACCTATTCAATGGCCCTCAGGGTATAGAACCTGCGACCGGTTGAGGTGGTTGTTCTAACCCTAACACCGTCTGTCTCTGAAGAGAATCAACAAAAATGTTCCAACTACTAGACCTCAGAAAGGACCAGAAACAACACCACGCCTCAAACCTGCACGCATTAGATGTCAGTCTTTCGTCAAGATTTAAGGGGGAAATGGCTAACAGATGACATTTGGTTCAAGTTGATATGAAGCAGATGTTTAATTGCCCATTACTGTACACCAGCACCTTGTACATTTTATGATACCCGCAATGGTGTTTGAATCTTTACTTGATCTGTgggtgaatttgtttttgtgttgcattcattttttgctCTGCGCTTATGGTAAGCTATGTATTGAAAACTAAGAAAATAAAGGTGCCACTTTAATCCAGGCATCAGATCTCCAGCCACATATTTAACCTGGGGCCCTAATGCAATTAAGCTTTTGGTGGGCCACACATTGTGACatgcagcattttttatttgtcatcaATACTCAAAGTAATTGgctggtgtttgtggtgttcaAGGCTTTGTTCAATCAAACCACAGAGCACATTGTGCTGAACTGAGCAGGCCCCGCTCTTCATTGTTTAAATTACCTgatcattttaatgtgttttgctaTAATATTTACTGACAACAAGCAACACTCACATGAATATATgcaagttaaaaacaaaaaggcagcaTAGTTACTTTACTGGCTGTAACCATTAACTGAATTgcaaaatgcaaatttaaacaTGAACAGACATGGGATTGTGTAGtcttcaataaaacaaaataaataaatgtataaatttcACCTGTGTCCCTCACAAAATGTTTAATCTGAGGAGAAACCAGAGTCTGTACAAGATAAATCTAACAATCCCTGGAATCTCTCCAAACTTTACAGAGATGTTTAATTATGCTTTGAGCTGTTGTAGGGCTCAGTCCACTGAACAGCATACCAAACAATGaatctttcttcttcttctttttttcttgttttgctttGTCTGAAGCTAGGGTTATGTTGCTAAGGGTAAGAGTGTACAATGATAAGACTTATGTCAGCTAGTTCACAAGTGCCCCTGTGTCTCAACAAGCCTCTTAGGGTGCTGACATTTTGGCCCCTGAACTCCTTTTCGTCCTTCCCCCTTTCCTTCAACAAAAGAGGGAGCCTTGTTAGTGTGGTCGGTTGAAAACCCAACTCCGTGAGGCACTAACAAGCTCCCGCATTTGACGGAAAGACCTGGAACTCACAGCCACCGGTGAAAGCAGTGAAACTGGgacactgcagctctctgtTTCTACACATgtgttatattttttgtttagctTTTGTTTCACTAATATTACAGTATACTGGGCTAATAATGTGCATtgttcagaaacaaaaacaaagatgtgcAAGAACTTGCAGATCTACTACAGCTGTCGGAATGGGTTTATTTCAAGTGTAAGTCAGATATCTTAACCTAACATATAAAGCATGAAGTCTGACAGCATCCTTCATGTGAACATTAtagggataaataaataaataaataaataaataaataaaaccagtgaCCCTGAGCTTAATTTTCATATGTACTAACTTCAAGCTCATATGTGAATCTGCGTGGATCTGCAGTATGTGATAGTAGTATATGCTTTGTGTTGTCCTTTTAAGGGAACGCTACGCCGAAATGCATAGGTTTTCCCAACTTACAGCAACATGAACCAGTAAGTGAACAAGAACCTTCCTTTAGCTTCTCCCCTATGTTCTGTCTTCTCTCCCTGCCCTAACTCACGAGCACTAAAAACACATCACCGCAGCTCTCCCCATTGTCTGACGCTCTGCAGTCCCATCTGAGCACCGTCGTCTCTTTAAGGGCGCTatctcaaaaaaaacaacattagcaACGAAGGCCGTTTTTGATGTGGGGCTGCGTCTTCTCTGTCTTCTGTCAGCTCGAGGAGAGCTGTCAAAACGGCCATTGCGTCTGGACTTCGGCCACAAGTGATAACTCTCAACACCTTCTCCCCCCAAAATCAAAGGCCCTTTTTAGGACATCCTGTCTCTGTTTATAGTAGATGGGGGGTTGACGGCAAGTGTCTTGTGGCGGTCGTTTCAGTTCCCAGGTTCCCTGTCTTTAGGATATACGCAGAATGCCATTCTGCGTTAAACAACGTCAATTTATGGAGTTCCAAGTGAACTTTCCAGGCTTGCTATACTGATGGATGGAAAAAGTTTAATCTTggacttgtttttttatcattttgataATTGTTTAAATGGACAGAAAAACCCCAGTCTATAGATTGTGaggtcacacaaacacacgtttgGTACATGCATGCTGTACAACAACAGAGATTCTCACAAGAAAGACAGAtcccaattaaaaaataaataaataaacaatttgggggtggtggggtgcgTCTCTAAAGCTGCACAGTACCATGTATTTCTATATGGGTATTTGGTTGCTGGGCAACTCAACTTGTAATTAGTCATCGCATCATATGCCTCAcaaacatgaatattaataaggATAAGATGTTTTGTTTCTAAAGTTATATAATTCACATAAGCATAAGATATGCTTGCTCTATATAAGATGACATCCTTGTAAATGTCCCCTTTGTTTCTAGtgcatttttgttaatttctgGGCTGGTCTTTAAACTTTCTTAGCAAATGAATGCTGAGGTGGAAATATTGAACAATCAGTTAAGTAAACATATATCATATTTGGAATTTGCTAGGTTTGCATGTTCACAGTCCATCCCTACAAATATAtcttgaaattattattttatttttcctccttcCCAAACATAAACTGTAATGTTCACTGTAAAGGTGGATATCTGGTAATATACAACTTGTACAATTAGGTTTTCACTTGGAGAAAGCAGCAGGATTTGTGGGTTTTTATTCAGAGTGAAGTTGAAAAAGTCAGtactcaaaaggaaaaaagcagaGCTGGGTAGCTACCGCTGAACATCTTAACAAAAGCTGCTTCAAGTCCTCCTGCTATTTACATTGTGTACAAAACAATTCGATTTTTCACTATTGGGCGCTTATTCTCAACAGGAGGTTTTAACACATGAGTTGTGTAGACTACACTTCGTGTAGGTTAGCTACTGTTGCACTGAATGTTTCTGCAAGTCTGCATCTGCATCTGCGGCCTCGTctcgtgcatgtgtttgttgcGTCACGCTGATGTCATGTCCCGTGAGCTGTGAGTGGGCGGAACGAGTGGAGGGAAAAGTTTGGGCCCGGAGGCGTGGCCAGCTTAAACTGTGCCCCATTAAAACCACACGTGTGCGTCCGCTGGAATCGTGAGTCCAACAGACAACTTTGTAAAGTTACTGTCGAGAAGGAACGAGCATTACGTGGGCACGATAAGAAATCAGCATTTTTTCAGCTCGAAAATGCCATCGTACGTGCTCAATCCTCTTCTCGATGAAGTCTTTTTTGAAGACGTTTTGTGCaaggtaaattatttatttgagtttgaagAACGAACGTGAATCTACCGTTAGCTAATTACAGCagattgttaaaatgttcagaaaaCGCACAATGTTTTGTAGCAGTCCACTAAGCGATCTAGCTTGATAGCAGCAAAGGTTAAATGACGTGTTGAAAACAAGTAACGCCATGCATGTGCGTTTGAGTGATTAATTCAGTGCCAAACTAATTGAATGtagttttgccattttgacAATTCTCTCAGAATTGTCTTATCCGGAGTAGCGTTAGCTTCCTCTGCATGCTGGGTTAAACGTATAACGTTAATCGCATGAGGTTCTTTAGTGATTTATATGCCGTTGAAACTTGTGCCGTTATAAGCAATCGGCCAGTCGTTGTTTGCAGCCAGTCGTTGTTTGCAATAATAAGTTGGCAAATGACGGCTTTAGCATTGTGTGTGCAAGCTAGCCAGCACCATATGGAACACAATTTTTGTACAACGTTGAACGTTAACTAGCTGACGTTATCGAGTTAACAACACGTTTATCCGTTTGCTAGCGATTTACTATAACTGGAtggtatttgcatgtatttgttaGTTGGCTAACGCGTGCGAAACTTTATTGCAATGGCAGTTTAAGTGTTACGGTTATTGTTGTAGTTCTGTAACATGTTTGTGATTTAAGTTTTACGTTAGAAAGTTAGTTTCGTTTCGATGTTTTACCGGTCCTGTAAGCAAACGTCCGGTGACTTTGGCTAGCAAGGTTAAGTAGCTTGCCAACACGAGCTAACTTTATTTCGGCTAGTTCGATATTTTGTAATCTAGTTCGGTAACACGACATGACCTAAAGCCTTAGCTACGTATGTAAAAATCTACCGTTTTGCTAGCGAGTTGCCATGAACGTTCTTGGCTGCCACTGAACTCCTCTTTATCAAGGTTTAAATGTGCAACACACCTGAACTATTAAGGAAATGCATTTACGAAAACAGTTTGCTTAATGCAGAAAGTATCCTAGAAAgtgcccccaccacccccgccctccACTTTCATACGCCTCTTTTGACAGTCATAGAGCTGACATCGGATTGCGTATGATAGTGCAGAGACTGGCCTCCTAACTTTCCTATTCACACATCTACTGCTCCCGTCAAAGGGATGCggcagcatgcatgcacatcatttttctttgtccttttcagggagggggtgggataTGAATTTTTTTATCCTGTAACAGTTTGCCAGAAATTAAGGGAAGTAATTTATACCCATTTTGTACATGTGGGCAAACACTGTGTTCTTTTCTCATGGGCCTAAGACTTGTTTCATAGTTGGCCcttaaagaacatttaaaacaacagtGTTGTCAGCACATTCATTTAGACCCTGTTTGTGACATGGCTGGTTTGCTGGTTTCATTGCATGTATTTTTCTCTGACGGCAAGTTtaattctgttgtttttgtttgtgagaGTCTTCATTTGACACGGAgttctttcctttctcttcaTTCTGGTAGAAGTTTCTCAGCCTCGATCTTCGGGAGCCCCCAAAGTCCCTCCTGTCCGTGATGCCCATAGGGTACAAGAAGGTGGAGACCCCTTGCCCTCTCAGCCTGGGAGGAACCAGTCTCACAGACTCCAGAGACAACGCATCCATGACCTCCAGCCACTGGGGGCAGCACTTTGAGCAGCCATGCCCACCCCTGTCACGGTGGAACAAAATGTCTTTCTGGGCTGAGCGCTCGGTCAGCATGGTGGAGGCCGGCAGCAGCGACCTTCGCTGGCCGTCCGGGGAGGACGGCAGCCCCAGCAGCCACTGCAAGCAGCCCTCCGCCCTGTCCCCCACAATCTCCGGCTCAggctcttcttcctcctcctcctcctcgtctcgGTACAAGACCGAGCTGTGCCGCACCTTCGCGGAAAGCGGCGTCTGCAAGTACGGCGGGAAGTGCCAGTTCGCCCACGGGGCCGAGGAGCTCCGCGACCTCAGCCGCCACCCCAAGTACAAGACGGAGCCGTGCCGCACCTTCCACACCATCGGGTACTGCCCCTACGGCATCCGCTGCCACTTTGTGCACAACAACGAGGACGACCTGGGCCCCGCCTCCCGGGGCCCGCCCCCCAcctgcgccgccgccgcccgccggcCCCCGCTGCTGCGGCAGAGCTTCAGCTTCGCCGGGTTCCCCTCCGGGCCGCCGCCCCCGGAGCCCTCCCCGCTCCACCCCTTCCTCCGCGCGCCCTCCGCCTCGCCCCCGGCCTCGGCCGACGTCCCCGAGCTGCTCTCCCCGGCCGACCCCCTCTCGGCCGCCTTCGATCCGTCCCCGCGCTTCCAGGCCTCCCGCGAGCCGGCCCGCCCCTTCTGCTGCCACGCCCTGCCACGCCCCGAGGGAGAAGGGTGCCGGcggcagcaacagcagcagagcatgctgggaagctTTGCGCTGGGCTCCCGGAGCCTCTCCTACACCTCCCTCTCCGATCACGAGGGTGGGTCTGGGAGCTCGTCCAGCAGCCTCAGCGGCTCGGAGACCTCGGTCTTCGACGGCGCCAGCCGGCGGCTGCCCATCTTCAGCCAGCTGTCGGTGCCCGACGACGGCCTCGGCAATGGCGGCTCCGCCTTCTTCATCTAACTCCGCCCTGTAGTTGCACGCGGGAAGAGCTAGCTTCGTGCAGATTAAACAcgtttgtacatttttgtgaagCCTTGATTGTATACCGTTGTATACCTACTGTAACGTACGGGCCATTGCTAGGCGCCCAGGTAAGCTCTCCAGCTGAATGCTTGTAAGCGTTTTTACACACGGTTGAGTAAAAGAGGGAGTTCAATGCTGTTAAAAcaacgggtggggggggcgggggggggcggggagggttGTCAGACACCTTGTTTTGCTAACCCCCCCTTCCAGGAATATAATTCAGAGATGGGATTTAATCACAGTGTGATTGACACGTTCCTGTTTAAAGAATGGGCTGCTGCAGAAGGATCCTTATTTGTTCTCTCAGACCTGTAAGCAGCAGGtagaatcaaacaaaaaagagggaaaattTTGAGATTAAGAAATCTTGATCTAAAAAGCCAAagaagaggttaaaaaaaaaaaaccgaataTTTCTGTCATGGTTCTCAGTCTGTACATGGGGCTCACACATTTTACATGAACATTTCCAGGGTTTTGATAAAGTTTTagaggtgtgcttttttttttttttttttacccaaaagGTGTGTTCACCCAGACTGGTTgtcttgtgtgtgcatttgttcagACCCTAGAATCATAAGACGAGCTGCTTGGcagatgttcagtttttttgttaaatggcTAAATAACACTGTCAAAGTTTTATATAGAAGTTGAGCTcaactttttcccccccacttcaGGGTAAGAATGCTTCTCAGTTCCTTAGCTTGTTCCAAGATGTCTTCACTTTCCAGATTTTGAATAAGTAATGCATTCTTTGCTTACTGACTAAGCATCTAGCTTTTGTCTTGTATTAAATCAACTAGTTACTTGGAAATTAATtgcacagaattttttttttttttttttttttaaaggtgcatcacgtggattttttttttttttttttgatccctgcattgcttttaaaatcTGGCTTGCCTTTTTACTTAATCAGGAACCAGCTGaaaaaataagtgcatactgtGTTTTTTCAaggtgctgtttaaaaaaaaaaaaaaaaaaagaagaaaaaagagggaagtgggggtggggggagttagTCTGGATTGAATTGGACTCCTTGCCCTGCCCCCACCAAGAAAGTTTGATGTCCAACCATTGATTTTACACTGCACATGGTAAAATAATGATATGTACACTGTGTCAATAGTTACTTGTGTTATTGTCAGTGAATAAGTAGATTTGTTTCGGAGTTATTTGGTAGTTGGCTCTGGTATGCTTCTCAGCATTTAgacttattttcttttcttttttctttttttttaagtccacATATGCTGACAAGCTTCACGCTTGTATACAGTGTTAAGGAGAAAAGACGACTagtaaattaatgtttttaatttattttaatatgtatttatagAGAACATTCAGTTATTGTTTGGTTATGTTTGTACTAAGTTTAATATatttgggttttcttttttgtaccgcaaataaacattttttttaaaaccacaaatcAAAAAGTTGTGCTTTTCTCTTGAGGGCAAAGTGTGAGAGGAAGATGGAGAAACGGTCTTGTTAAACCGGTGTTAAAGCTCAGAGCTTAGGCAAAATTCTGGGGTAATCTCATTAACTGCTTGTTTTGATCAAAGCCAAATAAAATCTTAATTGTCTCGTGATGTGACATTAACAAGAGCTTTGCATGCCATAGCTTCACACAGTTGTCCTTATAGGACAACGTTAACTTGCTGTACAGGAATTTTAATCACTTACGTCTGCTGTTGAAATGAGATGTTGTGGCCGTCACTCACTAGGGGGATGTTTTGGCTTGTAAATTAAGTTTCTAAAAAATTTTAGTTTTTGACTGATTGGTGCAGAACATTGCATGTGTGCACTGTGtacagattacattttaatggcaAACTGTTGGAGcttctctgcctgtgtgtgcgtctacTTACGGACTGGACACAAAACATTCGTTTCAAAGGATAATGAGATTTGAGGGGGTGGTTCCTTTTTGTTGTACTGTCTTTCTGAGCGTCATTGTTATTcaggtttgggtgggtgggtgtagaCCAGATTTCATGTGGAGATAGTGGTGGGGGTGGTCTTTGTTTTAGCGAAGTCTTAACACCCTTTGCTCATGCATAGCTATAAAACAAGGCACTGGGATGTCTTTCTCCAGTGCTATCatatgtccccccccccccccaactcctcaTCTGCTGCGTCATTTGCACAGGATTTAAAAGGAGCCTGTATTTAGCTCCTGAGACCTGaagtaatttttctttttcttttttttttaaatcctgttttAGATTTTAGGCCTGTGAAgttaagttttttgtttgtttaaagctTAAGTTACAGCCTCCCCGCCCCCAATACAGGCATTGCTATGATTTAAAGAGTTAAAAATTTGCTGAGTCTCAAGGAGTTCTTTATTGTGAGGTTTTAGAGATTCTCTCACATTGCCCAGTGAGTTTGCACAAAAGCAGACACATACTCGCAGCCAAGACCCATTTGGACTTTGAGCAGATGGCCACATTCACTGAGACAGCGGGTCAAACATATGGTCCCAGATAAAGGAATCCCTTTCAAATgtagaagggaggggggagggtacTTTCTGCACACTTGTACTGTATCACTGCTGgtagtgagagtgagagaaggtgGAGGCAGAGTTAAGCTTGTAGCCCTTACACACATCTGAATATGCAAAAGGATAGTAGACTTGCAATGTACAGCTCAAAATCATAAATTTATTCTCGTGTTTGTCTTGtcaggaaaacaaacagggaaatCGGGGTTTACTTGGAAGTTTCCacggtaaaaaaagaaagaaagagtagACCATTTTAAAgcatgggagtttttttttgcctgacaCCAATCCATGTTTTCGAAAAAATCCCTTCAAAGTTTAGCCGCGAGATTGCTGTCGTGTAACTGGTGACATTGGGCTGGGTCTCGATAGCCTAATGAAACTCTTGCTACCGTGTCATCTTGcgtttaaaacctttaaaactatGTTTTACTCTAAATTTTACATTAAGACATACATATTATGAAAGCAAAGATATTTTTGAGTAAAAACAGGATGCCGAATACATTGGCTTGTAGCCGCGAAAACAGCTGATGTGACTGGTGACTGATGACAGGTGACTAGCTGGCGAGGCTCCAAAGGACTGGGACTCCGGAGCTACCTTGTTTAAAAGCCGCAAAACTCTATTTTACATTGAATTTGGCACTGAGACGTTTGCCTAGTCTAACAGATCATGAAAGGCAAGATATTAAACGAGTTGCTACGTACGACTGGTGACAAACGGCAGTCATCGTACGTTTAACTTTAactatatttttactttgttttttattttttattttttttactcctgctatggacctcttttCAGTCGAGTcttgaataaagttgaaatgaaaaaaaaaaaaaaatgaaatatagatCACGAAAGCCAATACATTTTTCTAGTAAAATCCGATGAAATCCAATATCTTATAGTCACAAAAGCAGCTGACGTGATTGTGTGACAGGTGACAAGCTGGATATCTTCCAAAAGATGCGAAACTCCGGTGCCAGCTTGTTGTCGCCTTAAGTTTAGCTTCAAAACGATAACGTTATTTCATCCTGAATTTGATTGAAGACAAACAGATAATGAAAGCCGAAACATTTTCGAGCAAAATCAGTTGAAACCTCAGACTGTATAAGTTGAAACCAAACATGGTTTGTAACGTAGGCTAAAAGCCACGAAAGCAGCGGAGGTGATTGTGTGACTGGTGACAATAAACTGGCCAGCTTCCAAACGATGTGATGCTGTCagcttatgtaaaaaaaataaataaaaaaaaagcctcaaagCTATATTTTTACTCTCAATTTGGCATTACGTCGGATTGTGAAACCCAAGATATTGTTCTATTAAAATAAGTCAAATCCtaaaacctcaaaaaaaaaacaacaaaaaaaaactttttaacatAAACATCGATTTATGAAATTGTCCTTTGCGACTTCCGATTGATCATGATAGAACGGGTAAAATAGGCTATGTGATTGCTGCTGACATGAGTAGGCTAATATGCATAAAAGCGAACTTTAAAAGTGGAAACAATGTCTCATGTGTCTGGACCATATTTCGATTTAATCACTTTGTGAATTTTGCTAGTGCTGATCACCCATCCATTAGCACTGACATCTTTTCACGGTCTTATATATCCCCGGCTAAGCAAAGACAAGAATGTCAATAAAGGTGTTGCTCTTTCCTGAAATCATTTTccgttttaatttattttatttctggagaCATTTTTATGTGACCGCTAGCCGGACGTTTTGGGAGTTTATGGGCTGAATACCAGAGGGTGCCTCTTTTAAACCAAATGTAGTGATCCTACCACAAGAGGTCAGGAAAGGCACATCCGTTAGTGCGTTCTTGTTGTGAAGTTACGCTTGACAAATTTGTATCTCTTCACAGGCATCTGCTCAACATTTACTGGATAGGCCTACAGCAGTCCACACAAAGAAATAGAATTGTCTTCAATATTACGAGTGTCATATTTAGGGTGACAGGAGTCCACGGAAGACGTGTGTACATAATGCAGACAATAATGGTAGGTACGGTCTGAAAACCCAGTGAAATATGATACGACAAAAACGGGACAAATCTAGAATAGAGTAAGCCTGGACGTGAAAATGGGCTGAAATTTGGGGCTGTCCCGGTGAAACCAGGACGTCTGGTCAACCTAGTCATATTTCAGAGTTTATGCACTATTATAGTGCAATTTCAATTATATCAGTAAGTGAATCAGCCTTTTACAAAGCATGTTTGTTCCTGTAGTTACTACACGTGCCTACAGATTGCACTGGTACGGCTGTTGCCAAACACCTTGCTGGAGGACTGAGGACAGAGCTTAGCATGTGTGGGGGAATTTTTCAACAAAGGGATGGGAGGGGAAGTTGTGCATTGGAATCCTATGGGACAATGACTCTGACTCACTTCTCATTGATGAAGGCAGTGTATGGTTTTCATCGAACGGATTAAGAAGCGCCAGAGGAACgtctgttttttcctttgcaGCTTGCAGCCAATGTGTGGGACAGGCCAGTAGAGCTAAAACACACTGCGGCTCGACTGCCTCTCTCACACCTTTACACCACGGGGCGCGATGACAGGTACACAGTGTTCCATAACAgcaccagacccccccccacccccactccacgcgcacacccacacaaccccgccccaccctcaGCCACACATCTGTCATATCCTGTGTCGGACTGCATCACAGGCACCCAGCGAgtctctcacttcctcttccccttTCAGGCTTTTCCTTGTCCTCGTTCAAGCACTGTGGGCCCAAGAAGAGGAAGTGAAGCTCAGAATGGTGGTGGCAATGCAGGACAAAGCAGTTCCACTGGCTTAAGGGACGACCCACACCTCAGAAGTCAGGGTATTGGTGTCCTTCTGAAAACATAAGCCCACCATACAGTTTACAGGAGAGACAGAACAGCCGTCACCTAGACAACCTGTGGATATTGAATAACTTAATGTACAACTATAActtaaaataaagatttttgtCTGACAATGCCACAATTAACATCGCAATTAGCACTTTGGAACaatgtgctgtgaaaaagcagaGCTTGCAGCTGTACATCGTAAAACAGCAATGCTGCATTGTTGATGTTCAGTTAAAGTTCTTTGTTCAACCCAACCACAGTATGCTTTCTCCtgattttttataaaatgacagacttatgcatttgtgttccttaaagaaaccttttttttgcaaaacattGCATTCCAAAACTCACAGAGATATGAGTATATTCTGGATGCTAAATCCAGTTTTAAAATAGACTGGAAGTTTTGGGAAATGGTCTTGTGGGTAGATCAAGGCCAATATTTGTATCACAGTGATGAcaaaagcaaagtgtggaggccaaaaggaactgcccaagatccaaatcagctcccccccccccaatctgtgaaacatggtggtaggGATGTTATGGTTTGAGTATGTATGGCTGCTACAattactggctcacttgtctttatcga encodes:
- the zgc:114130 gene encoding mRNA decay activator protein ZFP36 produces the protein MPSYVLNPLLDEVFFEDVLCKKFLSLDLREPPKSLLSVMPIGYKKVETPCPLSLGGTSLTDSRDNASMTSSHWGQHFEQPCPPLSRWNKMSFWAERSVSMVEAGSSDLRWPSGEDGSPSSHCKQPSALSPTISGSGSSSSSSSSSRYKTELCRTFAESGVCKYGGKCQFAHGAEELRDLSRHPKYKTEPCRTFHTIGYCPYGIRCHFVHNNEDDLGPASRGPPPTCAAAARRPPLLRQSFSFAGFPSGPPPPEPSPLHPFLRAPSASPPASADVPELLSPADPLSAAFDPSPRFQASREPARPFCCHALPRPEGEGCRRQQQQQSMLGSFALGSRSLSYTSLSDHEGGSGSSSSSLSGSETSVFDGASRRLPIFSQLSVPDDGLGNGGSAFFI